In Pseudomonas sp. MTM4, one genomic interval encodes:
- a CDS encoding MliC family protein — MKGLYIPFAALLLSGCGHWQSGPDAPFVRWKCQSQQNIAWRYADDSRQTVELKIGDSEQVHRLRKEPATRGAFYSDGVVAFHDKGNQALVFRTADDKLLAHGCSASLITI; from the coding sequence ATGAAAGGCCTGTATATCCCGTTTGCCGCACTGCTGCTCAGTGGTTGCGGTCACTGGCAGTCCGGCCCCGACGCACCCTTCGTTCGCTGGAAATGCCAGAGCCAACAGAACATCGCCTGGCGCTACGCCGATGACAGTCGCCAAACGGTGGAGCTGAAGATCGGCGATAGCGAGCAGGTTCACCGGCTGCGCAAGGAACCTGCCACTCGTGGTGCTTTCTATAGCGACGGTGTGGTGGCTTTCCACGACAAAGGTAACCAGGCGTTGGTCTTTCGGACCGCCGACGACAAGCTGCTGGCCCATGGCTGCAGCGCTTCGCTGATCACCATTTGA
- the fba gene encoding class II fructose-bisphosphate aldolase (catalyzes the reversible aldol condensation of dihydroxyacetonephosphate and glyceraldehyde 3-phosphate in the Calvin cycle, glycolysis, and/or gluconeogenesis), with protein sequence MALISMRQMLDHAAEFGYGVPAFNVNNLEQMRAIMEAADKTDSPVIVQASAGARKYAGAPFLRHLILAAIEEFPHIPVCMHQDHGTSPDICQRSIQLGFSSVMMDGSLREDGKTPSDYEYNVRVTQQTVAFSHACGVSVEGELGCLGSLETGMAGEEDGVGAEGTLDHSQLLTDPEEAADFVKKTKVDALAIAIGTSHGAYKFTKPPTGDTLSIQRIKEIHQRIPDTHLVMHGSSSVPQEWLKIINEYGGDIKETYGVPVEEIVEGIKYGVRKVNIDTDLRLASTGAIREFMAKNPAEFDPRKYLAKTVAAMRDICILRYEAFGTAGNASKIKPISLEGMFQRYASGELDPKVN encoded by the coding sequence ATGGCACTCATCAGCATGCGCCAGATGCTCGACCACGCCGCCGAGTTCGGCTACGGCGTGCCGGCCTTCAACGTGAACAACCTCGAGCAGATGCGAGCTATCATGGAAGCGGCCGATAAGACCGACTCCCCGGTGATCGTCCAGGCTTCTGCCGGCGCCCGCAAATACGCTGGCGCCCCCTTCCTGCGCCACCTGATCCTGGCGGCGATCGAAGAATTCCCGCATATCCCGGTGTGCATGCACCAGGACCACGGCACCAGCCCGGATATCTGCCAGCGCTCGATCCAGCTGGGCTTCAGCTCGGTAATGATGGACGGCTCGCTGCGTGAAGACGGCAAGACGCCGTCCGATTACGAATACAACGTGCGTGTCACTCAGCAGACCGTTGCTTTCTCCCACGCCTGCGGCGTATCGGTGGAAGGCGAACTGGGCTGCCTGGGTAGCCTGGAAACCGGCATGGCCGGTGAAGAAGACGGTGTCGGTGCCGAAGGCACCCTGGATCACAGCCAGCTGCTGACCGATCCGGAAGAAGCCGCCGACTTCGTGAAGAAGACCAAGGTGGACGCCCTGGCCATCGCCATCGGCACCAGCCACGGCGCCTACAAGTTCACCAAGCCGCCAACCGGCGACACGCTGTCGATCCAGCGCATCAAGGAAATCCACCAGCGCATTCCCGATACGCACCTGGTGATGCACGGCTCTTCCTCCGTTCCGCAGGAGTGGCTGAAAATCATCAATGAGTACGGTGGTGACATCAAGGAAACCTACGGCGTGCCGGTCGAGGAAATCGTCGAAGGCATCAAGTACGGCGTGCGCAAGGTCAACATCGACACCGATCTGCGCCTGGCGTCCACCGGTGCGATCCGCGAGTTTATGGCGAAGAACCCCGCCGAATTCGATCCGCGCAAGTACCTGGCCAAGACCGTCGCGGCCATGCGTGACATCTGCATTCTGCGCTACGAAGCCTTCGGCACCGCTGGCAATGCCTCGAAGATCAAGCCGATCTCCCTGGAAGGCATGTTCCAGCGTTATGCTTCCGGCGAGTTGGACCCCAAGGTCAACTGA
- a CDS encoding response regulator has product MSQAPTKVVLLVEDEPHILGLLSDYLAGEGYTVLEAANSARAFEILATKPRLDLLVTDFRLPGGVSGVMIAEPAIKLRPDLKVIFISGYPIEIHESGSPIARSAPIIAKPFSLDNLHSQIQQLLD; this is encoded by the coding sequence ATGAGCCAAGCACCAACCAAAGTTGTCCTGCTCGTTGAGGACGAACCCCACATTCTCGGCCTGTTGTCTGACTATCTAGCCGGGGAAGGCTATACGGTTCTGGAGGCGGCGAATTCCGCCCGAGCTTTTGAGATTTTGGCAACCAAGCCGCGACTGGACTTGCTGGTAACCGATTTCAGACTGCCCGGTGGAGTTTCAGGCGTGATGATCGCGGAACCGGCAATCAAGTTGCGGCCCGATCTGAAAGTCATCTTCATCAGCGGTTATCCGATCGAAATCCACGAGTCCGGAAGCCCCATTGCCCGCTCCGCTCCGATCATCGCAAAGCCCTTCTCGCTCGATAATCTGCACAGCCAGATTCAGCAACTATTGGACTAA
- a CDS encoding bifunctional 2-polyprenyl-6-hydroxyphenol methylase/3-demethylubiquinol 3-O-methyltransferase UbiG, with protein sequence MTNEDTRTIADRTLDDYRANAEAFREGTRDHDVSQNIDALLRNIHGEPPFRILDLGCGPGRDLKTFTSLGHIAVGLDGAEPFVRMARADSGCEVLQQDFLQLDLPAEAFDGIFANAVLFHLPSREISAVLLKLHAALRGGGVLFTSNPRGNNQEGWSGARYGTWYDWPAWREVLQSAGFIELDHYYRPAGLPRERQPWLASVWRKG encoded by the coding sequence ATGACCAATGAAGACACCCGGACCATCGCTGATCGGACGCTGGATGACTATCGTGCCAATGCCGAGGCGTTTCGCGAGGGCACGCGCGACCACGACGTCAGCCAGAATATCGATGCATTGTTGCGAAACATCCACGGCGAACCGCCTTTTCGCATTCTCGATCTGGGTTGCGGACCAGGGCGGGACCTCAAGACATTCACCTCGCTTGGCCATATCGCCGTCGGGCTGGACGGTGCCGAACCCTTCGTACGCATGGCGCGGGCCGACAGCGGTTGCGAGGTGCTGCAACAGGACTTCCTGCAGTTGGACCTGCCCGCCGAAGCGTTCGACGGCATCTTTGCCAATGCGGTGCTGTTTCATCTTCCCAGCCGTGAAATCAGCGCGGTTCTGTTGAAGTTGCATGCTGCGCTTCGCGGCGGTGGCGTGCTGTTCACCTCCAATCCGCGCGGCAACAATCAGGAGGGCTGGAGCGGTGCGCGGTATGGCACCTGGTATGACTGGCCCGCCTGGCGTGAAGTGCTGCAGTCGGCGGGCTTCATCGAGCTCGATCACTATTACCGGCCGGCAGGTCTGCCTCGCGAACGGCAACCGTGGCTTGCCAGCGTCTGGCGCAAGGGCTGA
- a CDS encoding DUF3509 domain-containing protein — MIAAEKTLSAAFPEFEVLTTPRPDGGLLLTLRNDDRDIIKRALSKGQTQTNIQLEWVISSIRRDLALEAGMSPAIARLQSQSRTGLPTYDYA, encoded by the coding sequence ATGATCGCCGCTGAAAAAACTCTCTCTGCCGCGTTTCCTGAGTTCGAAGTACTCACCACCCCTCGTCCGGATGGGGGGCTTCTCTTGACGCTGCGTAACGATGATCGGGACATCATCAAGCGCGCTCTTTCCAAGGGTCAGACCCAGACCAATATTCAGCTGGAATGGGTCATCAGCTCGATCCGCCGCGACCTGGCGCTGGAGGCTGGCATGTCGCCTGCCATCGCCCGGTTGCAGAGCCAGAGCCGCACTGGGCTGCCGACCTACGATTACGCCTGA
- a CDS encoding hemerythrin domain-containing protein, with protein sequence MNAIDLLIEDHERVKDILTRLTESTERAVKTRTDLLQKLEMEVTIHTQLEEQILYPAYKEAGGKEELKMYYEAKEEHRAVDSLVLPDLKVTDPGSVEFSGRAKVCKELLEHHIEEEESEMFPQARELFDEARLEEMGKQMSELRDRLKKEFVASKAA encoded by the coding sequence ATGAATGCCATTGACCTGTTGATTGAAGACCACGAACGAGTGAAGGACATCCTGACGCGCCTGACCGAGAGCACAGAGCGTGCGGTAAAGACTCGTACCGACCTGCTGCAAAAACTTGAGATGGAAGTGACCATCCACACCCAGCTCGAAGAGCAGATTCTCTACCCGGCTTATAAGGAAGCGGGTGGAAAGGAAGAGCTGAAAATGTATTACGAGGCCAAGGAGGAGCACCGCGCGGTGGATTCCCTCGTGCTGCCTGATCTCAAGGTGACCGATCCGGGGAGCGTTGAGTTCTCCGGCCGCGCGAAAGTGTGCAAGGAGTTGCTCGAGCATCACATCGAGGAAGAGGAATCGGAAATGTTTCCCCAGGCGCGCGAGCTGTTCGACGAGGCCAGGCTGGAAGAGATGGGTAAGCAGATGAGCGAACTCCGAGACCGCCTGAAGAAGGAATTCGTTGCTAGCAAAGCGGCTTGA
- a CDS encoding NAD(P)/FAD-dependent oxidoreductase — protein MLQTDVVVIGAGAAGLMCAFTAAARGRRVLLLDHANKAGKKILMSGGGRCNFTNMYTEPANFLSGNPHFCKSALARYTQWDFIEMVSRHGVPYHEKKLGQLFCDNKASDILDMLLEECRQAGVDLHLNTSVQSVERNEDGYRLQSDAGELACQSLVIATGGLSIPTLGASGFGYQIARQFGHSVLPTRAGLVPFTITEPQLKGMCEALSGTSVEDCLVSCNGQSFKENILFTHRGLSGPAILQISSYWQPGDVIEINLLPHLNLVDWLDEQRRERPNTELKTLLGELFTRKMAGLLTEHWIISRPLKQYSPAELEDVAEKLGNWQLVPAGTEGYRTAEVTLGGVDTREVSSKTMESQKAPGLYFVGEVLDVTGHLGGFNFQWAWASGYAAAQYV, from the coding sequence GTGTTGCAAACGGATGTGGTGGTAATTGGCGCGGGGGCTGCCGGACTGATGTGCGCTTTCACGGCGGCGGCACGCGGCCGTCGCGTTCTGCTGCTCGACCATGCCAACAAGGCCGGCAAGAAAATTCTCATGTCCGGCGGCGGACGCTGCAATTTCACCAATATGTACACCGAGCCGGCCAACTTCCTCTCCGGCAATCCGCATTTCTGCAAATCCGCTCTGGCGCGTTATACCCAATGGGATTTCATCGAGATGGTCAGCCGTCATGGCGTGCCCTATCACGAGAAAAAACTCGGTCAGCTGTTTTGCGACAACAAGGCCAGCGACATCCTCGACATGTTGCTCGAGGAGTGCCGACAAGCGGGCGTCGACCTTCACCTGAATACGAGCGTGCAGTCGGTCGAACGCAACGAGGACGGCTATCGGTTGCAAAGCGATGCCGGCGAACTGGCCTGCCAGTCGTTGGTGATCGCGACGGGCGGGCTGTCGATTCCGACGCTCGGCGCCAGCGGTTTCGGCTATCAGATTGCGCGTCAGTTCGGCCACAGCGTACTGCCGACTCGCGCCGGCCTGGTGCCATTCACCATCACCGAACCGCAGCTCAAGGGGATGTGCGAAGCCCTGTCGGGCACCTCGGTCGAGGATTGCCTGGTTAGCTGCAACGGCCAGAGTTTCAAGGAAAACATCCTGTTCACCCATCGCGGACTTTCCGGGCCGGCGATTCTGCAGATTTCCTCGTACTGGCAGCCGGGCGATGTCATCGAAATCAACCTGTTGCCGCACCTGAACCTCGTCGACTGGCTGGACGAACAGCGCCGTGAACGCCCCAATACCGAGTTGAAAACGCTGCTCGGCGAGCTGTTCACACGCAAGATGGCGGGGCTGCTGACCGAGCATTGGATCATTTCCAGGCCGCTGAAGCAGTACAGCCCGGCTGAGCTCGAAGACGTGGCGGAAAAGCTCGGCAACTGGCAACTGGTCCCGGCCGGCACCGAAGGCTATCGCACCGCGGAGGTGACATTGGGTGGCGTCGACACGCGCGAAGTGTCGTCGAAGACCATGGAGTCGCAGAAGGCACCGGGCTTGTACTTCGTGGGTGAAGTGCTGGATGTTACCGGCCATCTCGGCGGTTTCAATTTCCAATGGGCCTGGGCATCCGGCTACGCGGCGGCCCAGTACGTGTAG
- a CDS encoding ABC transporter substrate-binding protein encodes MKGSSRLLWLALLLASTSLSADVLRLAGNAWPPYTDRRLPEDGLSVELIRTALGRAGYRIEYIEVPWERALLGLKTGSYDMVNGWPALNRADYVRRSQPFLTNRMRWVQRRDSDIRYDGLASLAVYPVALSRGYGYSEELENDSRLNKGYVANFVQAARMLLVGRVDLTLEDERTALFHFRRELKQVSDALSFVPGEFSLRDLSLAVRNSHPQQAAILAAFNREIAAMEKEGSYAAIFLRHGLPAPEALPQP; translated from the coding sequence ATGAAAGGTTCAAGCCGTCTTCTATGGTTGGCATTGCTGCTGGCGAGCACGTCCCTTTCGGCCGACGTGCTGCGTCTGGCTGGCAACGCTTGGCCGCCTTATACGGATCGACGTCTGCCCGAGGATGGTTTGTCGGTCGAGCTCATCCGCACTGCGCTTGGCCGTGCGGGCTACCGGATCGAATACATCGAGGTGCCGTGGGAGCGCGCTCTGCTGGGGCTGAAGACTGGCAGCTACGACATGGTCAATGGTTGGCCGGCCCTCAACCGAGCTGATTATGTGCGCCGCTCACAGCCTTTTTTGACCAATCGCATGCGTTGGGTGCAGCGACGCGACAGTGACATTCGCTATGACGGCCTCGCCAGTCTTGCGGTCTATCCCGTTGCGCTGAGCCGCGGCTATGGCTATAGCGAGGAGCTGGAAAACGATTCGCGCCTGAACAAGGGGTACGTCGCGAACTTCGTGCAGGCGGCGAGGATGCTGCTGGTCGGGCGCGTCGATCTGACGCTGGAAGATGAGCGCACCGCCCTGTTCCATTTCCGCCGCGAACTGAAGCAGGTAAGCGACGCCTTGTCGTTCGTGCCGGGTGAATTCAGCCTGCGCGATTTGTCGCTGGCGGTACGCAACAGCCATCCGCAGCAGGCGGCGATCCTCGCAGCGTTCAATCGCGAGATCGCGGCGATGGAAAAAGAAGGCAGCTATGCGGCGATCTTTCTCCGCCATGGGCTGCCTGCGCCCGAAGCGTTGCCTCAGCCCTGA
- the yccS gene encoding YccS family putative transporter, whose amino-acid sequence MRSPSLSHSLRRLWALEKFGYSLRVLIALAGSMGLSWHLGQPSLAIPLFLGVIASALAETDDSWFGRLSALMVTLLCFSVAAASVQLLFPYPPLFVGGMAVAAFVLVMLGALGERYATIAQATLILSIYSMIAADQRDGADLDSWRGPLLLLAGATWYGLLSVLWNALFSHQPVQQSLARLYRELGQYFKLKATLFEPVRQLDVEERRLQLAQQNCRVVSALNATKETLLHRLGNGRPGVKISHYLKLYFLAQDLHERVSSSHYPYQALAEAFFHSDVLFRCGRLLRLQGIACAELAKAIQLRQPFRYSEANAQALGDLESSLEHLRMQSNPAWRGLLRSLRALSSNLSTMQRQLASASNPDALEGEQDSSLLDREPQSLRDALARIRLQLTPTSLLFRHALRMSLALVCGYAVLHAIHPEQGYWVLLTTVFVCQPNYGATRIKLVQRVTGTMLGLVVGWALFDLFPSQQIQALFAVVAGVVFFATRSSRYTLATAAITLLVLFCFNQVGDGYGLIWPRLVDTLLGSLIAAAAVFLILPDWQGRRLNRMVANTLSRSADYLRQIMRQYESGKRDDLAYRLARRNAHNADAALSTTLSNMLLEPGHFRKDAETGFRFLILSHTLLNYLSGLGAHRESLPDDARDVMLERAAQQLASSLDELATALQTNQPVAVYSDEEEALAQQLEQASEDQDDAHRLLQTQLGLICRQLAPLRSMASHLVRQAPPAQG is encoded by the coding sequence ATGCGCTCACCATCGCTCAGCCATTCCCTACGCCGCCTCTGGGCGCTGGAGAAATTCGGCTACAGCCTGCGCGTGCTGATTGCGCTGGCCGGCAGCATGGGCCTGAGCTGGCACCTCGGGCAGCCGTCGCTGGCCATCCCGCTGTTTCTCGGCGTGATTGCCAGCGCTCTGGCTGAGACCGACGACAGCTGGTTCGGTCGGCTCTCGGCTTTAATGGTCACGCTGCTGTGTTTCAGCGTCGCCGCCGCCTCGGTGCAGTTGCTATTCCCGTACCCGCCGCTGTTCGTCGGCGGCATGGCCGTGGCTGCATTCGTGCTGGTGATGCTGGGCGCGCTGGGCGAGCGCTACGCGACCATTGCCCAGGCCACGCTGATTCTGTCCATTTACAGCATGATCGCCGCTGATCAGCGCGACGGTGCTGATCTCGACTCCTGGCGAGGACCCTTGCTGCTGCTCGCCGGGGCGACTTGGTACGGACTGCTGTCGGTGCTCTGGAACGCCCTGTTCTCGCATCAGCCGGTGCAACAGAGCCTGGCCAGGCTGTATCGGGAACTGGGTCAGTATTTCAAGCTCAAGGCCACGCTGTTCGAGCCGGTGCGCCAACTCGATGTGGAGGAGCGCCGCCTGCAGTTGGCGCAGCAGAACTGTCGGGTGGTCAGCGCGCTGAATGCCACCAAGGAAACCCTACTGCACCGCCTCGGTAACGGTCGTCCTGGCGTCAAGATCAGCCATTACCTCAAACTCTATTTCCTCGCCCAAGACCTGCACGAGCGCGTCAGCTCCTCGCACTATCCCTACCAGGCGCTGGCCGAGGCCTTCTTCCACAGCGACGTGCTGTTCCGCTGCGGCAGGCTGCTGCGGCTGCAGGGCATCGCCTGCGCCGAACTGGCCAAGGCCATTCAGCTGCGCCAGCCTTTTCGCTACAGCGAAGCCAATGCCCAGGCACTGGGCGATCTGGAATCGTCGCTGGAACACTTGCGCATGCAGAGCAATCCGGCCTGGCGCGGGCTGTTGCGCTCGCTGCGAGCGCTATCGAGCAACCTGTCAACGATGCAGCGCCAACTCGCCAGTGCCAGCAATCCCGATGCCCTGGAAGGGGAACAGGACAGCAGCCTGCTGGACCGCGAGCCGCAATCGCTACGCGACGCCCTCGCCCGCATCCGCTTGCAGCTCACACCTACGTCGCTGTTATTTCGCCATGCCTTGCGCATGAGCCTGGCGTTGGTGTGCGGCTACGCGGTGCTGCACGCGATCCACCCGGAACAGGGTTACTGGGTGCTGCTGACGACAGTGTTCGTCTGCCAGCCGAACTACGGCGCGACACGGATCAAGCTGGTGCAGCGCGTGACCGGCACCATGCTCGGGCTGGTGGTGGGCTGGGCGCTGTTCGATCTGTTCCCGAGCCAGCAGATCCAGGCGCTGTTCGCCGTGGTCGCCGGGGTGGTGTTCTTCGCCACACGTAGCAGCCGCTATACCCTGGCGACGGCGGCGATCACCTTGCTGGTACTGTTCTGCTTCAACCAGGTTGGCGACGGCTACGGGCTGATCTGGCCGCGGCTGGTCGATACCCTGCTGGGTAGTCTGATCGCCGCGGCGGCAGTGTTCCTGATTCTTCCGGACTGGCAGGGTCGCCGGCTCAATCGGATGGTTGCCAATACCCTCAGCCGCAGCGCGGATTACCTGCGTCAGATCATGCGCCAGTACGAGAGCGGCAAACGCGACGATCTGGCGTACCGGCTGGCCCGACGCAATGCGCATAACGCTGATGCCGCGCTATCGACCACGCTGTCGAACATGCTGCTGGAACCCGGCCATTTCCGAAAGGATGCCGAGACCGGCTTTCGCTTTCTGATTCTCTCCCACACGCTGCTCAACTATCTGTCAGGGCTGGGCGCACACCGCGAAAGCCTGCCCGACGATGCCCGCGACGTCATGCTCGAACGTGCGGCGCAGCAACTGGCGAGCAGCCTCGACGAGCTGGCGACGGCCCTGCAAACCAACCAGCCAGTGGCGGTCTACAGCGATGAGGAAGAAGCGCTCGCGCAACAGCTCGAACAGGCCTCCGAGGACCAGGACGATGCACACCGGTTGCTACAGACCCAGCTGGGTCTGATCTGCCGCCAGCTCGCGCCGCTGCGCAGTATGGCCAGCCACCTGGTGCGCCAGGCACCCCCGGCTCAGGGCTGA
- a CDS encoding PhoX family phosphatase → MNREHDASRRSLLKGGAIAAVVATTPFLGTLEAFAARNAQGRGAGLVRSSYGPLRPTKDLSTGLELLQLPDGFQYRSFSWTGDLMENGQPVPGSHDGMGVIDVRRGHNGPEIVLVRNHEAGTGKLIEADGIYDGISLANGQRPAGGTTNLYFSHGIDDAVRTVPSLGGTRTNCAGGVTPWGTWLSCEETTEDYRSVGGRAHGYVFEVTADPALTTGQPIVQMGRFAHEAVAVDPRNSYVYLTEDSRNRSGYYRYIPTDASQQPGSLAAGGILQAARVRNRALVDLHAPKQGDSYQLEWVEVSNPDLDPQPEGSGPYAQARQAGGLSMSRGEGIWYSEGKLFIVDTSAGTDAQGRPGYGRGAVWMHDLVSDRLTCIFASTDAVIANNPDNITVSPRGGLLLCEDGGGVQDAFGFGERLLGLTTAGEAYIFAKNNVVFDDVQAAATGKQVSGGDYRNREFCGACFDPTGRYLFVNIQTPGITFAIWGPWARGSL, encoded by the coding sequence ATGAACCGTGAACATGATGCCAGCCGCCGCAGCCTGCTCAAGGGTGGCGCTATCGCCGCCGTAGTCGCCACCACGCCGTTTCTCGGGACCCTGGAAGCTTTTGCCGCGCGCAATGCGCAGGGCCGCGGTGCTGGCCTGGTCCGTAGCAGCTACGGCCCGCTGCGCCCCACCAAGGATCTGAGCACGGGTCTGGAACTGCTGCAGCTACCCGATGGCTTCCAGTACAGGAGCTTTTCTTGGACCGGCGATCTGATGGAAAACGGCCAGCCGGTGCCCGGTTCGCATGACGGCATGGGCGTTATCGACGTGCGTCGCGGGCACAACGGCCCGGAGATTGTTCTGGTGCGCAACCATGAAGCCGGCACCGGCAAGCTGATCGAGGCCGATGGAATCTACGATGGCATTTCCCTTGCCAACGGCCAGCGTCCCGCTGGAGGCACCACCAATCTGTATTTCTCCCATGGCATTGACGATGCAGTACGCACTGTGCCGAGCCTTGGCGGCACGCGCACCAACTGCGCCGGCGGCGTAACGCCGTGGGGCACTTGGCTGTCATGTGAGGAAACCACCGAGGATTACCGCAGCGTCGGTGGCCGTGCCCACGGTTATGTTTTCGAAGTCACCGCCGACCCCGCGCTGACCACCGGCCAGCCGATCGTGCAGATGGGCCGCTTCGCCCACGAGGCGGTGGCTGTGGATCCCCGCAACAGCTACGTCTACCTGACCGAAGATTCCCGCAATCGCTCCGGTTACTATCGCTACATTCCCACCGATGCCAGCCAGCAGCCCGGATCACTGGCGGCGGGCGGAATACTGCAGGCGGCGCGCGTGCGTAATCGCGCGTTGGTCGATCTGCACGCGCCGAAGCAGGGCGACAGCTACCAGCTGGAATGGGTCGAAGTGTCGAATCCCGACCTCGATCCGCAGCCCGAAGGAAGCGGCCCCTATGCCCAGGCACGCCAGGCCGGCGGTCTGAGCATGAGCCGCGGCGAAGGCATCTGGTACAGCGAAGGCAAGCTGTTCATTGTCGACACCAGCGCCGGCACCGACGCCCAAGGCCGCCCTGGCTATGGTCGCGGCGCGGTATGGATGCACGATCTGGTCAGTGATCGTCTGACCTGCATTTTCGCGTCCACCGATGCAGTGATCGCCAACAACCCGGACAACATCACCGTCAGCCCGCGCGGCGGTTTGCTGCTCTGTGAAGATGGCGGTGGCGTGCAGGATGCGTTCGGCTTCGGTGAGCGGCTGCTGGGCCTGACCACGGCGGGCGAGGCTTACATCTTCGCCAAGAACAACGTGGTGTTCGATGATGTGCAAGCCGCGGCGACGGGTAAGCAGGTCTCAGGGGGCGACTACCGCAACAGGGAATTCTGCGGGGCGTGCTTCGATCCGACCGGGCGCTATTTGTTCGTCAACATCCAGACCCCGGGCATCACCTTCGCCATCTGGGGGCCTTGGGCGCGCGGGTCGTTGTAA
- the dbpA gene encoding ATP-dependent RNA helicase DbpA: protein MPSTAFSSLPLSAAMLANLEALGYSEMTAIQAQSLPVMLKGMDLIAQAKTGSGKTAAFGIALLEPLNPRYFGCQALVLCPTRELADQVAKELRRLARAADNIKILTLCGGVSIGPQIGSLEHGAHVIVGTPGRIQEHLKKGTLKLDGLNTLVLDEADRMLDMGFYDAIAEIIEQTPSKRQTLLFSATYPSGIKQLSATFMRDPQQVKAEALHDDSQIEQRFYEIDADDRMDAVVRVLASFRPETCVAFCFTKQQCQELVEQLTAKGISAMALNGDLEQRDRDQVLAMFANRSLSVLVATDVAARGLDIDALDMVINVELARDSEIHIHRVGRTGRAGKKGIAISLVAPAEAHRARAIEERQKASLNWQPLSDLKAQPGEPLRPPMVTLCIGAGRKDKLRPGDILGALTGDAGIPGTQVGKIAIFDFQAFVAVERDVAKQALNRLNAGKIKGRSLKVRQL, encoded by the coding sequence GTGCCCAGTACCGCATTTTCTTCCCTGCCTCTTTCCGCAGCCATGCTGGCCAACCTCGAGGCCCTCGGTTACAGCGAGATGACCGCGATCCAGGCCCAGAGCCTACCCGTGATGCTCAAGGGCATGGACCTCATTGCCCAGGCCAAGACCGGCAGCGGCAAGACCGCCGCCTTCGGCATCGCCCTGCTCGAACCACTCAATCCGCGCTACTTCGGTTGTCAGGCTTTAGTGCTATGCCCGACCCGCGAGCTGGCCGATCAGGTTGCCAAGGAACTGCGCCGGCTGGCGCGCGCGGCGGACAACATCAAGATCCTCACGCTCTGCGGCGGCGTCTCCATCGGCCCGCAGATCGGCTCGCTGGAGCACGGCGCGCACGTCATCGTTGGCACCCCTGGTCGTATTCAGGAGCACCTGAAAAAGGGCACGCTGAAACTCGACGGCCTGAACACCCTGGTGCTCGACGAGGCCGATCGCATGCTCGACATGGGCTTTTACGACGCCATCGCGGAGATCATCGAGCAGACGCCAAGCAAGCGGCAGACGCTGCTGTTCTCGGCGACCTATCCTTCAGGCATCAAGCAGCTTTCGGCCACCTTCATGCGCGACCCGCAGCAGGTGAAGGCCGAGGCGCTGCATGACGATTCACAGATCGAACAGCGCTTCTACGAAATCGATGCGGATGACCGAATGGACGCAGTGGTGCGTGTGCTCGCCAGCTTCCGCCCGGAAACCTGCGTCGCCTTCTGCTTTACCAAGCAGCAATGCCAGGAGCTGGTGGAACAGCTCACGGCCAAGGGCATCTCCGCCATGGCGCTCAATGGTGACTTGGAACAACGCGACCGCGATCAGGTGCTGGCGATGTTCGCCAACCGTAGCCTGTCGGTGCTGGTGGCCACCGACGTTGCCGCGCGCGGCCTGGACATCGACGCGCTGGACATGGTGATCAACGTCGAGCTGGCGCGCGATTCGGAAATACATATTCACCGCGTCGGGCGCACCGGACGCGCCGGCAAAAAAGGGATCGCAATCAGCCTGGTGGCGCCCGCCGAAGCCCATCGCGCCCGCGCCATCGAAGAGCGGCAGAAAGCGTCGCTCAACTGGCAGCCGCTGAGCGACCTGAAAGCGCAGCCCGGCGAGCCGCTGCGACCGCCGATGGTGACGCTCTGCATCGGCGCGGGACGCAAGGACAAGTTGCGCCCCGGCGACATTCTGGGTGCGCTGACTGGCGATGCGGGCATCCCCGGCACCCAGGTCGGCAAGATCGCGATCTTCGATTTCCAGGCGTTCGTGGCCGTCGAGCGCGACGTCGCCAAACAGGCGTTGAATCGCCTCAACGCCGGGAAGATCAAAGGGCGGTCGTTGAAAGTCAGACAGCTTTAA